A region of Solea solea chromosome 7, fSolSol10.1, whole genome shotgun sequence DNA encodes the following proteins:
- the baz1b gene encoding tyrosine-protein kinase BAZ1B isoform X1, translating to MAPLLGRKPYPLAKPLADPAGPGEEVYIIEHTKEAFRNKEEYEARVQRYNERVWTCKSTGSNQLTHIEAWEEEQEVTELLQEEYPQWFEKPVLEMVHHNTVSLDKLVEMAWVEILTKYAVGEECDFMVGKDKSLRVKVMKIHPLENPEGETTEKKLEGACDSPSSDKENASQENQRKEPPPREEENRRESLSDRARRSPRKLPTATKEEKKRWAMPKFLPHKYDVKLINEDKVISDVPVDSLFRSERPPTKEIMRYFIRHYALRLGMHESAPWVVEDELVKKFNLPSKFSDFLLDPHKFLAENPGKRKSLASPEGKPRKKNKSSDTPGEDSGNEKGEKKRKKKDALGMPLSPTIWGHMQKLKMNGSPLKVKNSGSPKKGEGKGSAPSTPKPGRKSGDKKEGKTTGKRGDKKLGVLKASRKDGKDGAKTPKMKQMTLLHLAKSTPAGSPKKRARSTSLGTPKLGKPLHPMALHLLRYYKENKGREDKKCTLSSLITKAAKTLPSDDRGRLPEELRELVQKRWELLEHKKRLAAMTEEERKEEIEKRRKEIKEKHLEKAKERREKQMQVRLEQLRRYEDQEIDGGKTIPTFKLVDMPEGLPNTLFGDVAMVVDFLHCYAGLLMPEDQYPITAVALMEALVGERSGFLYLNRVLVVLLQTLLQDELAEGYSELDMPLSEIPLTMHSASELARLCLRPFDAHDEESGQGSEASGPISSFDDVVTSEFLEKLETVEVFDLSAEEKVTLLVALCHRILMTYSVEDHVDAMKQRSAELWKERVAMLKEVNERKKAEKKKRKEMEGEKKKEGGVKKEVKKEVKVEPEPEPEPEPEDMISTVKSRRLMSMQAKKEKEEMDRQNKERMEKEAEEERMRKQRVNAERNFQDGITKMKLVMRRTPLGTDRNHNRYWLFSDVVPGLYIEKGWVHEAIEYNFTPPPEDKPEPGEEEDEEEEEEGGDVAATPLSQGVIALVKGAEKDDGSIDGAIGDGGQQGAAADVCIETTFPKQGQNLWFVCDNPAELDQLVESLHSQGVRESELKKRVQNRYQDILHSIHMTRKGKLALRTCDGQEELLKYLRSDIQEVASRLQKGGLGYLDDDVNIEDQLKDTESLKDFGEYIITIQASVIKKFLQGFMAPKQKKRKKQGGEESSKTEEVDDEKKLAEEARVATAVEKWKTSIREAQSFSRMHVLLGMLDACIKWDMSAENARCKVCRRKGDDEKLILCDECNKAFHLFCLRPALYRIPDGEWLCPACQPTVARRGSRSRNYKQDTDEEEDEEESEEEDSDEDDEDEEENDYKAMGHSLRPRKKNKQSSSRQKSSKSKTKAQSSSCNQSSKQKTGPNSPVDIEELVRQSSQTGVRRQALELERCEEILKKLMKFRYSWPFREPVSTEEAEDYLDIISQPMDFQTMLGKFGQYRHAQDFLEDVKLVFHNAEEYNQQGSTVLSCMVKTEQTFTELLQKLLPGLSYLRRRSRKRISQTPASSSEEEEDEEEEEEEEDEEEPKKKMQNGKSITKKPTHGRGQRDEDSESEEEDEEDEGKRRSKRTSATSGKKDYREQDSDGERDTRRTRHRGSRGNAKGATSDDDRSSQQRHSKRLKRS from the exons GCTTCAGGAAGAGTATCCCCAGTGGTTTGAGAAGCCAGTCCTGGAGATGGTCCATCACAACACAGTGTCTTTAGACAAACTGGTTGAAATGGCCTGGGTGGAAATCCTTACCAAGTACGCTGTCGGTGAAGAGTGTGACTTCATG GTGGGAAAGGACAAAAGTTTGCGAGTGAAGGTGATGAAGATTCACCCTCTAGAAAATCCAGAGGGCGAGACCACGGAGAAAAAGCTTGAAGGTGCCTGCGACTCTCCATCCAGTGACAAGGAAAATGCAAGTCAGGAAAACCAGCGGAAGGAGCCTCCgcccagagaggaggagaacaggAGGGAGAGTCTCA GTGACAGAGCTCGACGCTCTCCAAGGAAACTTCCCACTGCCAcgaaagaggaaaagaagaggtgGGCAATGCCCAAATTTCTTCCTCATAAGTACGACGTGAAGCTCATCAATGAGGATAAG GTGATCAGTGATGTTCCAGTAGACAGTCTTTTCAGATCGGAGCGCCCTCCAACAAAGGAGATCATGCGTTACTTCATCAGGCACTATGCTCTGAGGCTAGGCATGCATGAAAGTGCTCCCTGGGTCGTTGAGGATGAACTGGTCAAAAAGTTTAATCTCCCCAGTAAATTCAGTGACTTTCTTCTTGATCCACACAAG TTTTTAGCAGAAAATCCAGGGAAGCGCAAGAGCTTAGCATCTCCAGAGGGTAAACCTAGAAAGAAGAACAAGTCCTCTGACACACCAGGAGAGGATTCAGGAAACGAGAagggagagaagaaaaggaaaaagaaagacgcCTTAGGCATGCCTCTTAGTCCCACCATCTGGGGCCACATGCAG aaattaaaaatgaacgGTTCTCCACTCAAGGTTAAGAACTCAGGAAGTCCTAAGAAGGGAGAAGGCAAAGGCTCTGCGCCCTCCACTCCGAAACCAGGCAGAAAGTCTGGGGacaagaaagaaggaaagacaaCTGGAAAGAGAGGTGATAAGAAGCTTGGTGTGCTCAAAGCCTCTAGAAAGGATGGTAAAGATGGTGCAAAGACACCAAAGATGAAGCAGATGACTCTGCTGCATCTGGCTAAGAGCACCCCTGCTGGTAGCCCCAAGAAGAGAGCCCGAAGTACCAGTTTGGGTACACCTAAACTGGGGAAACCCCTGCACCCGATGGCTCTTCATCTCCTCCGCTACTATAAGGAGAATAAGGGAAGAGAAGACAAAAAATGCACCCTTTCCTCTCTCATCACCAAGGCTGCAAAGACGTTACCCTCAGATGATCGTGGTCGTCTTCCAGAGGAGCTCCGGGAGCTGGTGCAGAAACGCTGGGAGCTTCTGGAACACAAGAAACGTTTGGCAGCCATGACcgaagaggaaaggaaagaagagaTAGAGAAGCGGCGTAAGGAGATCAAAGAGAAACATCTAGAGAAGGCCAAGGAGAGACGCGAGAAGCAGATGCAGGTTCGTCTCGAACAATTGCGTAGATACGAAGACCAGGAGATCGACGGTGGCAAGACCATACCCACATTCAAGCTTGTAGACATGCCTGAGGGTTTGCCCAACACTCTGTTTGGCGATGTGGCCATGGTTGTGGACTTCCTTCACTGCTATGCAGGTCTACTGATGCCAGAGGATCAATATCCAATTACTGCAGTGGCTCTGATGGAAGCACTGGTTGGAGAACGGTCCGGTTTCCTCTACCTGAACCGTGTGCTGGTGGTGCTGCTCCAAACCCTGCTGCAGGATGAGCTGGCAGAAGGCTACAGCGAGCTGGACATGCCCTTATCTGAGATCCCTCTCACCATGCACTCTGCGTCAGAGTTGGCCCGGTTGTGTCTGCGCCCGTTTGATGCTCATGATGAGGAGAGTGGCCAGGGCTCAGAGGCCTCTGGGCCAATAAGCAGTTTTGATGATGTGGTAACCAGTGAGTTCCTGGAGAAGCTTGAGACCGTCGAAGTGTTTGACCTGAGTGCCGAAGAGAAGGTCACACTGCTGGTGGCACTGTGCCACCGCATCCTCATGACCTATTCAGTGGAAGATCACGTTGACGCAATGAAGCAGCGGTCGGCCGAACTGTGGAAGGAGCGTGTGGCAATGTTGAAAGAAGTCAACGAGCGCAAGAAGGCTGAGAAGAAGAAGCGAAAGGAGATGGAAG gtgaaaagaaaaaagagggtgGTGTTAAGAAGGAGGTCAAAAAGGAAGTCAAGGTAGAGCCAGAGCCAGAACCCGAGCCAGAGCCAGAGGACATGATCAGCACAGTAAAGAGCCGGCGGCTGATGTCCATGCAAGCcaagaaagagaaggaagagaTGGACCGGCAGAATAAAG AGCGTATGGAAAAGGAGGCCGAAGAGGAGCGGATGCGTAAACAGAGGGTTAATGCAGAGAGAAACTTCCAAGATGGAATCACCAAAATGAAACTAGTCATGCGCCGGACCCCACTGGGCACTGACAGAAATCATAACAG atacTGGCTTTTCTCTGATGTTGTCCCGGGTCTGTACATTGAAAAAGGCTGGGTGCATGAAGCCATCGAGTACAACTTCACTCCTCCGCCCGAAGATAAACCTGAGCCtggggaggaggaagacgaggaggaagaggaggaggggggtgatGTAGCCGCAACTCCTCTCTCACAAGGTGTAATTGCCTTGGTAAAAG GAGCTGAAAAGGATGATGGTAGCATAGATGGTGCTATTGGTGATGGAGGCCAgcagggagcagcagcagacgtcTGTATAGAAACCACTTTTCCCAAACAGGGACAGAATCTGTG GTTCGTATGTGACAACCCAGCTGAGTTGGACCAACTCGTGGAAAGTCTTCATTCTCAGGGGGTCAGAGAAAGTGAACTGAAGAAAAGGGTACAGAACAG ATATCAGGACATCCTCCACTCCATCCATATGACCCGTAAGGGCAAATTGGCACTCAGAACCTGTGATGGCCAGGAAGAGCTGCTCAAGTACCTGCGCAGTGACATCCAGGAGGTTGCCTCAAGGCTCCAGAAGGGAGGGCTGGGATACTTGGACGACGATGTCAACATCGAAGATCAG TTGAAAGACACTGAGAGCTTGAAAGACTTTGGTGAGTATATCATCACTATTCAGGCCTCCGTAATCAAGAAGTTCCTGCAGGGATTCATGGCTCCAAagcagaaaaagaggaaaaagcaaGGAGGGGAAGAAAGCAGCAAGACTGAGGAGGTTGATGATGAGAAGAAACTGGCCGAGGAGGCAAGG GTAGCCACAGCAGTAGAGAAGTGGAAGACCTCGATCAGAGAGGCGCAGTCGTTTTCCCGCATGCATGTGCTGCTGGGAATGCTGGACGCTTGCATAAAGTGGGACATGTCTGCTGAGAATGCTCGCTGCAAAGTCTGTCGCAGGAAAG GTGACGATGAGAAGCTTATACTCTGTGATGAGTGTAACAAGGCCTTCCACCTGTTCTGTCTGCGGCCGGCCCTGTACCGCATCCCTGATGGAGAATGGCTCTGTCCGGCCTGTCAGCCAACTGTGGCCAGACGTGGCTCTCGCTCAAG GAACTACAAACAAGAtacagatgaagaagaggacgaggaggagtcTGAAGAGGAGGActcagatgaagatgatgaggacgaggaggagaatGACTACAAAGCCATGGGTCACAGCT TGAGACCGAGGAAGAAGAATAAGCAGTCTTCGTCTCGGCAGAAAAGTTCTAAAAGTAAAACCAAGGCCCAGTCGTCGTCCTGTAATCAGAGCAGTAAACAGAAGACTGGCCCCAACAGCCCTGTGGACATTGAAGAACTG GTGCGACAGAGTTCCCAAACAGGAGTACGCAGACAAGCGCTGGAGTTGGAGAGGTGTGAGGAAATCCTCAAGAAACTGATGAAGTTTCGTTACAGTTGGCCTTTCAG GGAGCCCGTTTCCACAGAAGAAGCAGAGGATTATTTGGATATAATCTCTCAGCCCATGGATTTCCAGACAATGCTGGGGAAGTTCGGCCAGTATCGTCACGCCCAAGACTTCCTGGAAGACGTGAAACTGGTCTTCCACAATGCAGAGGAGTACAACCAGCAAGGCAGCACCGTGCTCTCCTGTATGGTCAAGACCGAGCAGACCTTCACCGAGCTGCTCCAAAAGCTGCTGCCTGGCCTCAGCTACCTCCGCCGGCGTTCGCGCAAACGCATCAGCCAAACTCCTGCGTCAtcatcagaggaggaggaggacgaagaagaagaagaagaggaggaggatgaggaggagccAAAGAAGAAGATGCAGAACGGCAAGTCCATCACCAAGAAACCCACACATGGTCGAGGACAGAGGGACGAAGATAGTGAgagtgaggaggaagatgaggaggatgaaggcAAGAGGAGAAGTAAGCGGACCTCTGCCACCTCAGGAAAGAAAGATTACAGGGAGCAGGACAGCGATGGCGAGCGGGACACACGGAGAACTCGTCATCGGGGAAGCCGGGGCAATGCTAAAGGGGCGACTAGTGACGATGACCGGTCCAGCCAGCAGCGACATTCCAAGCGACTAAAACGCTCATGA
- the baz1b gene encoding tyrosine-protein kinase BAZ1B isoform X2 — protein sequence MAPLLGRKPYPLAKPLADPAGPGEEVYIIEHTKEAFRNKEEYEARVQRYNERVWTCKSTGSNQLTHIEAWEEEQEVTELLQEEYPQWFEKPVLEMVHHNTVSLDKLVEMAWVEILTKYAVGEECDFMVGKDKSLRVKVMKIHPLENPEGETTEKKLEGACDSPSSDKENASQENQRKEPPPREEENRRESLSDRARRSPRKLPTATKEEKKRWAMPKFLPHKYDVKLINEDKVISDVPVDSLFRSERPPTKEIMRYFIRHYALRLGMHESAPWVVEDELVKKFNLPSKFSDFLLDPHKFLAENPGKRKSLASPEGKPRKKNKSSDTPGEDSGNEKGEKKRKKKDALGMPLSPTIWGHMQVKNSGSPKKGEGKGSAPSTPKPGRKSGDKKEGKTTGKRGDKKLGVLKASRKDGKDGAKTPKMKQMTLLHLAKSTPAGSPKKRARSTSLGTPKLGKPLHPMALHLLRYYKENKGREDKKCTLSSLITKAAKTLPSDDRGRLPEELRELVQKRWELLEHKKRLAAMTEEERKEEIEKRRKEIKEKHLEKAKERREKQMQVRLEQLRRYEDQEIDGGKTIPTFKLVDMPEGLPNTLFGDVAMVVDFLHCYAGLLMPEDQYPITAVALMEALVGERSGFLYLNRVLVVLLQTLLQDELAEGYSELDMPLSEIPLTMHSASELARLCLRPFDAHDEESGQGSEASGPISSFDDVVTSEFLEKLETVEVFDLSAEEKVTLLVALCHRILMTYSVEDHVDAMKQRSAELWKERVAMLKEVNERKKAEKKKRKEMEGEKKKEGGVKKEVKKEVKVEPEPEPEPEPEDMISTVKSRRLMSMQAKKEKEEMDRQNKERMEKEAEEERMRKQRVNAERNFQDGITKMKLVMRRTPLGTDRNHNRYWLFSDVVPGLYIEKGWVHEAIEYNFTPPPEDKPEPGEEEDEEEEEEGGDVAATPLSQGVIALVKGAEKDDGSIDGAIGDGGQQGAAADVCIETTFPKQGQNLWFVCDNPAELDQLVESLHSQGVRESELKKRVQNRYQDILHSIHMTRKGKLALRTCDGQEELLKYLRSDIQEVASRLQKGGLGYLDDDVNIEDQLKDTESLKDFGEYIITIQASVIKKFLQGFMAPKQKKRKKQGGEESSKTEEVDDEKKLAEEARVATAVEKWKTSIREAQSFSRMHVLLGMLDACIKWDMSAENARCKVCRRKGDDEKLILCDECNKAFHLFCLRPALYRIPDGEWLCPACQPTVARRGSRSRNYKQDTDEEEDEEESEEEDSDEDDEDEEENDYKAMGHSLRPRKKNKQSSSRQKSSKSKTKAQSSSCNQSSKQKTGPNSPVDIEELVRQSSQTGVRRQALELERCEEILKKLMKFRYSWPFREPVSTEEAEDYLDIISQPMDFQTMLGKFGQYRHAQDFLEDVKLVFHNAEEYNQQGSTVLSCMVKTEQTFTELLQKLLPGLSYLRRRSRKRISQTPASSSEEEEDEEEEEEEEDEEEPKKKMQNGKSITKKPTHGRGQRDEDSESEEEDEEDEGKRRSKRTSATSGKKDYREQDSDGERDTRRTRHRGSRGNAKGATSDDDRSSQQRHSKRLKRS from the exons GCTTCAGGAAGAGTATCCCCAGTGGTTTGAGAAGCCAGTCCTGGAGATGGTCCATCACAACACAGTGTCTTTAGACAAACTGGTTGAAATGGCCTGGGTGGAAATCCTTACCAAGTACGCTGTCGGTGAAGAGTGTGACTTCATG GTGGGAAAGGACAAAAGTTTGCGAGTGAAGGTGATGAAGATTCACCCTCTAGAAAATCCAGAGGGCGAGACCACGGAGAAAAAGCTTGAAGGTGCCTGCGACTCTCCATCCAGTGACAAGGAAAATGCAAGTCAGGAAAACCAGCGGAAGGAGCCTCCgcccagagaggaggagaacaggAGGGAGAGTCTCA GTGACAGAGCTCGACGCTCTCCAAGGAAACTTCCCACTGCCAcgaaagaggaaaagaagaggtgGGCAATGCCCAAATTTCTTCCTCATAAGTACGACGTGAAGCTCATCAATGAGGATAAG GTGATCAGTGATGTTCCAGTAGACAGTCTTTTCAGATCGGAGCGCCCTCCAACAAAGGAGATCATGCGTTACTTCATCAGGCACTATGCTCTGAGGCTAGGCATGCATGAAAGTGCTCCCTGGGTCGTTGAGGATGAACTGGTCAAAAAGTTTAATCTCCCCAGTAAATTCAGTGACTTTCTTCTTGATCCACACAAG TTTTTAGCAGAAAATCCAGGGAAGCGCAAGAGCTTAGCATCTCCAGAGGGTAAACCTAGAAAGAAGAACAAGTCCTCTGACACACCAGGAGAGGATTCAGGAAACGAGAagggagagaagaaaaggaaaaagaaagacgcCTTAGGCATGCCTCTTAGTCCCACCATCTGGGGCCACATGCAG GTTAAGAACTCAGGAAGTCCTAAGAAGGGAGAAGGCAAAGGCTCTGCGCCCTCCACTCCGAAACCAGGCAGAAAGTCTGGGGacaagaaagaaggaaagacaaCTGGAAAGAGAGGTGATAAGAAGCTTGGTGTGCTCAAAGCCTCTAGAAAGGATGGTAAAGATGGTGCAAAGACACCAAAGATGAAGCAGATGACTCTGCTGCATCTGGCTAAGAGCACCCCTGCTGGTAGCCCCAAGAAGAGAGCCCGAAGTACCAGTTTGGGTACACCTAAACTGGGGAAACCCCTGCACCCGATGGCTCTTCATCTCCTCCGCTACTATAAGGAGAATAAGGGAAGAGAAGACAAAAAATGCACCCTTTCCTCTCTCATCACCAAGGCTGCAAAGACGTTACCCTCAGATGATCGTGGTCGTCTTCCAGAGGAGCTCCGGGAGCTGGTGCAGAAACGCTGGGAGCTTCTGGAACACAAGAAACGTTTGGCAGCCATGACcgaagaggaaaggaaagaagagaTAGAGAAGCGGCGTAAGGAGATCAAAGAGAAACATCTAGAGAAGGCCAAGGAGAGACGCGAGAAGCAGATGCAGGTTCGTCTCGAACAATTGCGTAGATACGAAGACCAGGAGATCGACGGTGGCAAGACCATACCCACATTCAAGCTTGTAGACATGCCTGAGGGTTTGCCCAACACTCTGTTTGGCGATGTGGCCATGGTTGTGGACTTCCTTCACTGCTATGCAGGTCTACTGATGCCAGAGGATCAATATCCAATTACTGCAGTGGCTCTGATGGAAGCACTGGTTGGAGAACGGTCCGGTTTCCTCTACCTGAACCGTGTGCTGGTGGTGCTGCTCCAAACCCTGCTGCAGGATGAGCTGGCAGAAGGCTACAGCGAGCTGGACATGCCCTTATCTGAGATCCCTCTCACCATGCACTCTGCGTCAGAGTTGGCCCGGTTGTGTCTGCGCCCGTTTGATGCTCATGATGAGGAGAGTGGCCAGGGCTCAGAGGCCTCTGGGCCAATAAGCAGTTTTGATGATGTGGTAACCAGTGAGTTCCTGGAGAAGCTTGAGACCGTCGAAGTGTTTGACCTGAGTGCCGAAGAGAAGGTCACACTGCTGGTGGCACTGTGCCACCGCATCCTCATGACCTATTCAGTGGAAGATCACGTTGACGCAATGAAGCAGCGGTCGGCCGAACTGTGGAAGGAGCGTGTGGCAATGTTGAAAGAAGTCAACGAGCGCAAGAAGGCTGAGAAGAAGAAGCGAAAGGAGATGGAAG gtgaaaagaaaaaagagggtgGTGTTAAGAAGGAGGTCAAAAAGGAAGTCAAGGTAGAGCCAGAGCCAGAACCCGAGCCAGAGCCAGAGGACATGATCAGCACAGTAAAGAGCCGGCGGCTGATGTCCATGCAAGCcaagaaagagaaggaagagaTGGACCGGCAGAATAAAG AGCGTATGGAAAAGGAGGCCGAAGAGGAGCGGATGCGTAAACAGAGGGTTAATGCAGAGAGAAACTTCCAAGATGGAATCACCAAAATGAAACTAGTCATGCGCCGGACCCCACTGGGCACTGACAGAAATCATAACAG atacTGGCTTTTCTCTGATGTTGTCCCGGGTCTGTACATTGAAAAAGGCTGGGTGCATGAAGCCATCGAGTACAACTTCACTCCTCCGCCCGAAGATAAACCTGAGCCtggggaggaggaagacgaggaggaagaggaggaggggggtgatGTAGCCGCAACTCCTCTCTCACAAGGTGTAATTGCCTTGGTAAAAG GAGCTGAAAAGGATGATGGTAGCATAGATGGTGCTATTGGTGATGGAGGCCAgcagggagcagcagcagacgtcTGTATAGAAACCACTTTTCCCAAACAGGGACAGAATCTGTG GTTCGTATGTGACAACCCAGCTGAGTTGGACCAACTCGTGGAAAGTCTTCATTCTCAGGGGGTCAGAGAAAGTGAACTGAAGAAAAGGGTACAGAACAG ATATCAGGACATCCTCCACTCCATCCATATGACCCGTAAGGGCAAATTGGCACTCAGAACCTGTGATGGCCAGGAAGAGCTGCTCAAGTACCTGCGCAGTGACATCCAGGAGGTTGCCTCAAGGCTCCAGAAGGGAGGGCTGGGATACTTGGACGACGATGTCAACATCGAAGATCAG TTGAAAGACACTGAGAGCTTGAAAGACTTTGGTGAGTATATCATCACTATTCAGGCCTCCGTAATCAAGAAGTTCCTGCAGGGATTCATGGCTCCAAagcagaaaaagaggaaaaagcaaGGAGGGGAAGAAAGCAGCAAGACTGAGGAGGTTGATGATGAGAAGAAACTGGCCGAGGAGGCAAGG GTAGCCACAGCAGTAGAGAAGTGGAAGACCTCGATCAGAGAGGCGCAGTCGTTTTCCCGCATGCATGTGCTGCTGGGAATGCTGGACGCTTGCATAAAGTGGGACATGTCTGCTGAGAATGCTCGCTGCAAAGTCTGTCGCAGGAAAG GTGACGATGAGAAGCTTATACTCTGTGATGAGTGTAACAAGGCCTTCCACCTGTTCTGTCTGCGGCCGGCCCTGTACCGCATCCCTGATGGAGAATGGCTCTGTCCGGCCTGTCAGCCAACTGTGGCCAGACGTGGCTCTCGCTCAAG GAACTACAAACAAGAtacagatgaagaagaggacgaggaggagtcTGAAGAGGAGGActcagatgaagatgatgaggacgaggaggagaatGACTACAAAGCCATGGGTCACAGCT TGAGACCGAGGAAGAAGAATAAGCAGTCTTCGTCTCGGCAGAAAAGTTCTAAAAGTAAAACCAAGGCCCAGTCGTCGTCCTGTAATCAGAGCAGTAAACAGAAGACTGGCCCCAACAGCCCTGTGGACATTGAAGAACTG GTGCGACAGAGTTCCCAAACAGGAGTACGCAGACAAGCGCTGGAGTTGGAGAGGTGTGAGGAAATCCTCAAGAAACTGATGAAGTTTCGTTACAGTTGGCCTTTCAG GGAGCCCGTTTCCACAGAAGAAGCAGAGGATTATTTGGATATAATCTCTCAGCCCATGGATTTCCAGACAATGCTGGGGAAGTTCGGCCAGTATCGTCACGCCCAAGACTTCCTGGAAGACGTGAAACTGGTCTTCCACAATGCAGAGGAGTACAACCAGCAAGGCAGCACCGTGCTCTCCTGTATGGTCAAGACCGAGCAGACCTTCACCGAGCTGCTCCAAAAGCTGCTGCCTGGCCTCAGCTACCTCCGCCGGCGTTCGCGCAAACGCATCAGCCAAACTCCTGCGTCAtcatcagaggaggaggaggacgaagaagaagaagaagaggaggaggatgaggaggagccAAAGAAGAAGATGCAGAACGGCAAGTCCATCACCAAGAAACCCACACATGGTCGAGGACAGAGGGACGAAGATAGTGAgagtgaggaggaagatgaggaggatgaaggcAAGAGGAGAAGTAAGCGGACCTCTGCCACCTCAGGAAAGAAAGATTACAGGGAGCAGGACAGCGATGGCGAGCGGGACACACGGAGAACTCGTCATCGGGGAAGCCGGGGCAATGCTAAAGGGGCGACTAGTGACGATGACCGGTCCAGCCAGCAGCGACATTCCAAGCGACTAAAACGCTCATGA
- the fzd9b gene encoding frizzled-9b: MDGCLLKVSVFLWCLLVISGSSFEIGSYDLERGRPAKCEPIVIPMCQGIGYNLTRMPNFMDHDDQKEAAIKLNEFAPLVAYGCDVHLRFFLCSLYAPMCTDKVSTSIPACRPMCEQARERCAPIMKKFSYTWPDSLDCSKLPTRNDPNALCMEAPENETRTEGKKGEGMLPVPPRPRQPSTSSGRSPGSIGSCENPDKFQFVEKSQSCAPRCSPAVDVYWSRQDKDFAFIWMTVWSILCFVSTAFTVLTFLLEPHRFQYPERPIIFLSMCYNVYSVAFIIRSVAGAENIACDREHGELYIIQEGLESTGCTIVFLILYYFGMASSIWWVILTLTWFLAAGKKWGHEAIEAHSNYFHMAAWGIPALKTIIILTMRKVAGDELTGLCYVGSMDSAALTGFVLIPLSCYLVIGTSFILTGFVALFHIRKVMKTEGTNTEKLEKLMVKIGIYSILYTVPATCVIVCYFYERLNMDYWKLRGLQMKCGSFSGHSGDCSLQESVPTVAVFMLKIFMSLVVGITSGVWVWSSKTLQTWQGLCSRKLTDRTSSRKPCSGVSCGSTHCHYKSPAVVLHMAKTDLHSDNPTHV, from the coding sequence ATGGATGGTTGTCTGTTAAAGGTGTCTGTTTTCCTCTGGTGTCTGCTGGTGATTTCTGGCTCCAGCTTTGAGATTGGCTCCTATGACCTGGAGCGAGGCAGACCGGCCAAGTGTGAGCCCATTGTGATCCCCATGTGCCAGGGCATCGGCTACAACCTGACCCGGATGCCCAACTTCATGGACCATGATGACCAGAAGGAGGCTGCCATTAAGCTCAATGAGTTTGCCCCACTGGTGGCGTACGGCTGTGATGTGCACCTCCGCTTCTTCCTGTGCTCTCTCTACGCCCCCATGTGCACCGACAAAGTGTCAACCTCCATCCCGGCCTGCAGACCCATGTGCGAGCAGGCCAGGGAGAGGTGTGCGCCCATCATGAAGAAGTTCAGCTACACCTGGCCTGACTCGCTTGACTGCTCCAAGCTGCCCACTAGAAATGACCCCAACGCTCTGTGCATGGAGGCCCCCGAGAACGAAACCAGGACGGAGGGCAAGAAAGGCGAGGGCATGCTTCCTGTGCCCCCTCGCCCGAGGCAGCCGAGCACCAGCAGCGGCCGCTCACCGGGCAGCATAGGCTCCTGTGAGAATCCAGACAAGTTCCAGTTTGTGGAGAAGAGCCAGTCGTGTGCACCACGCTGCTCCCCTGCTGTGGACGTCTACTGGTCCAGACAGGACAAAGACTTTGCCTTCATCTGGATGACCGTGTGGTCCATCCTCTGCTTTGTCTCCACTGCCTTCACTGTGCTGACCTTTCTCCTGGAGCCTCACCGCTTCCAGTACCCGGAGCGGCCCATCATCTTCCTCTCCATGTGCTACAACGTCTACTCTGTGGCCTTCATCATACGCTCGGTGGCCGGGGCTGAGAACATCGCCTGCGACCGTGAGCACGGCGAGCTGTACATCATCCAGGAGGGGCTGGAGTCTACTGGCTGCACCATCGTCTTCCTCATCCTCTACTACTTCGGTATGGCGTCGTCCATCTGGTGGGTCATCCTCACCCTCACCTGGTTTCTCGCTGCGGGGAAGAAATGGGGTCATGAGGCTATCGAAGCCCACAGCAACTACTTCCACATGGCTGCGTGGGGAATCCCTGCCTTAAAGACTATCATCATCCTCACAATGAGGAAGGTGGCAGGGGATGAGCTAACAGGACTGTGCTATGTAGGGAGTATGGATTCTGCGGCCCTCACTGGCTTCGTCCTCATCCCTCTCTCCTGCTATCTGGTCATCGGCACCTCCTTCATCCTCACGGGCTTTGTGGCGCTCTTCCACATCCGCAAGGTGATGAAGACCGAGGGCACCAACACGGAGAAGCTAGAGAAGCTCATGGTGAAAATCGGCATCTACTCCATCCTCTACACTGTGCCCGCCACCTGCGTCATCGTCTGCTACTTCTACGAGCGTCTCAACATGGACTACTGGAAGCTGAGGGGGCTGCAGATGAAGTGCGGCTCATTCAGCGGTCACAGCGGCGACTGCTCGCTGCAGGAGTCCGTGCCCACCGTGGCTGTGTTCATGCTGAAGATCTTCATGTCGCTGGTGGTCGGCATCACCAGCGGCGTGTGGGTGTGGAGCTCAAAGACCTTGCAGACCTGGCAGGGCCTGTGCAGCAGGAAGCTGACGGACAGGACTAGTAGTAGGAAGCCGTGCAGCGGCGTGAGCTGCGGTAGCACACACTGCCACTACAAATCTCCTGCTGTGGTTCTGCACATGGCCAAGACTGACCTGCACTCCGACAACCCCACACATGTCTGa